Proteins co-encoded in one Flavobacterium sp. M31R6 genomic window:
- a CDS encoding polyribonucleotide nucleotidyltransferase, producing the protein MIPKVSKEIIDLGDGRSISIETGKLAKQADGSVVVQMGNAMLLATVVSARKASPGIDFLPLTVDYREKFAAAGRFPGGFFKREARPSDSEVLTMRLVDRVLRPLFPDDYHAETQVMVQLMSHDENVMPDALAGLASSAALALSDIPFSTLISEVRVARVDGKFIINPSRAQLELSDIDMMIGASKDSIAMVEGEMKEISEKEMVEAIKFAHDAIKIQIAAQERLVEAFGKKETRTYENEKEDEAIYAKVKAAAYDKIYAIAKVGSSKQERTASFAEVKEEVKALFTEEELAADGDLVSKYFYKTNKEAVRNVTLDLGTRLDGRKTNEIRPIWAEVDYLPSVHGSSIFTRGETQALATATLGTSREANQIDSPSEQGEEKFYLHYNFPPFSTGEAKPLRGTSRREVGHGNLAQRALKNMIPADCPYTIRIVSEVLESNGSSSMATVCAGTLALMDAGIQMIKPVSGIAMGLITDGARFAVLSDILGDEDHLGDMDFKVTGTADGITACQMDIKIEGLEYHIMEEALAQAREGRLHILGKITETLAAPKPDVKAYAPKIITRTIPGNFIGALIGPGGKVIQELQKATGTTIVINEVNEEGVIEILGTDPAGIEAVLAKIQSITFKPQMGEAYEVKVIKMLDFGAVVEYTAAPGNEVLLHVSELAWERTENVADVVNMGDVFMVKYLGVDPKTRKEKVSRKALIARPPREEKKE; encoded by the coding sequence ATGATTCCAAAAGTTTCAAAAGAAATTATCGATTTAGGAGATGGCAGAAGCATCTCAATCGAGACCGGAAAATTAGCTAAACAAGCTGACGGTTCTGTAGTAGTTCAAATGGGAAATGCCATGTTGCTTGCAACTGTAGTATCTGCCCGCAAAGCCAGCCCTGGTATTGACTTTTTACCCCTAACGGTAGATTACCGTGAAAAATTTGCAGCAGCAGGTCGTTTCCCAGGTGGTTTTTTCAAAAGAGAAGCAAGACCAAGCGACAGCGAAGTATTAACAATGAGATTAGTAGACCGTGTATTGCGTCCACTTTTCCCAGATGATTACCATGCTGAAACACAAGTAATGGTTCAATTAATGTCTCATGACGAAAACGTTATGCCAGATGCACTAGCAGGCTTAGCTTCATCTGCAGCACTTGCATTGTCTGACATCCCTTTTTCCACTTTAATTTCTGAAGTACGTGTTGCACGTGTAGACGGAAAATTCATTATCAACCCAAGTCGTGCTCAATTAGAATTATCTGACATCGACATGATGATTGGAGCTTCAAAAGATTCTATCGCAATGGTAGAAGGTGAGATGAAAGAGATTTCAGAAAAAGAAATGGTAGAAGCGATTAAGTTTGCTCATGATGCTATCAAAATCCAAATTGCAGCTCAAGAAAGACTTGTTGAAGCTTTTGGTAAAAAAGAAACGCGTACTTACGAAAACGAAAAAGAAGACGAAGCTATTTACGCTAAAGTAAAAGCTGCGGCTTATGATAAAATTTACGCTATTGCAAAAGTAGGTTCATCTAAACAAGAAAGAACAGCTTCATTTGCCGAAGTAAAAGAAGAAGTAAAAGCTTTATTTACTGAAGAAGAATTGGCAGCAGACGGAGATTTAGTTTCTAAATACTTTTATAAAACTAATAAAGAAGCAGTTCGTAACGTAACCCTAGATTTAGGAACTCGTTTAGACGGAAGAAAAACAAACGAAATCAGACCAATTTGGGCTGAAGTTGATTATTTACCATCTGTTCACGGATCTTCAATCTTTACAAGAGGAGAAACTCAAGCATTGGCAACTGCAACTTTAGGAACTTCTAGAGAAGCAAACCAAATTGACTCTCCATCAGAACAAGGCGAAGAGAAATTCTACCTACACTACAACTTCCCTCCTTTCTCAACTGGTGAAGCAAAACCTTTAAGAGGAACTTCAAGAAGAGAAGTAGGTCACGGAAACTTAGCACAACGTGCTTTGAAAAATATGATTCCTGCTGATTGTCCTTACACTATCCGTATTGTATCTGAAGTATTAGAATCGAATGGTTCGTCTTCTATGGCTACTGTATGTGCTGGAACATTGGCATTAATGGATGCAGGTATCCAAATGATTAAACCTGTTTCTGGAATTGCAATGGGATTGATTACTGACGGAGCTCGTTTTGCTGTATTATCTGATATTTTAGGTGATGAAGATCACTTAGGAGATATGGACTTTAAAGTAACTGGAACTGCTGACGGTATCACTGCTTGCCAAATGGACATCAAAATCGAAGGATTGGAATACCACATCATGGAGGAGGCTTTGGCTCAAGCTCGTGAAGGTCGTTTACACATCCTTGGAAAAATAACCGAAACTTTGGCTGCTCCAAAACCGGATGTTAAAGCATATGCTCCAAAAATTATCACAAGAACAATTCCAGGTAATTTTATTGGTGCTTTAATTGGACCTGGTGGAAAAGTAATTCAAGAATTACAAAAAGCTACTGGAACTACTATCGTAATCAACGAGGTAAACGAAGAAGGTGTTATCGAAATCTTAGGTACAGATCCTGCTGGAATAGAAGCGGTATTGGCAAAAATCCAATCGATCACTTTCAAACCACAAATGGGAGAAGCATATGAAGTTAAAGTAATCAAAATGCTTGACTTTGGTGCGGTTGTAGAATATACTGCTGCTCCTGGAAATGAAGTATTGCTTCACGTTTCGGAACTTGCTTGGGAACGCACAGAAAATGTTGCTGACGTAGTTAATATGGGAGATGTTTTTATGGTAAAATACCTTGGTGTTGATCCAAAAACCAGAAAAGAAAAAGTGTCTAGAAAAGCACTTATCGCAAGACCTCCACGTGAGGAGAAAAAAGAGTAA
- the rpsO gene encoding 30S ribosomal protein S15, translating into MYLTKEIKEEIFAKHGGKAENTGSAEGQIALFTYRISHLTEHLKKNRHDFNTERSLVLLVGKRRALLDYLKKTEINRYREIIKVLGIRK; encoded by the coding sequence ATGTATTTAACTAAAGAGATTAAAGAAGAAATCTTCGCTAAACACGGAGGAAAAGCAGAAAACACAGGATCTGCAGAAGGTCAAATCGCGTTATTCACTTACAGAATTAGCCACCTTACTGAGCACTTGAAAAAAAATCGTCACGATTTCAACACAGAGCGTTCATTGGTACTATTAGTAGGTAAAAGAAGAGCTTTGTTGGATTACTTGAAGAAAACAGAGATCAACAGATATCGTGAGATTATCAAAGTATTGGGTATTAGAAAATAA
- a CDS encoding GAF domain-containing protein produces the protein MTFQELKPKVSEITLNTTLSRDEKLLAVCQLLSDSISYYNWVGFYFANHEAKTLHLGPYVGAETDHTVIPFGKGICGQVAISNNNFVVPDVSAQDNYIACSFTVKSEIVVPLFVNGENIGQIDIDSHVIDPFTEEDERFLEFVNEEIAKLY, from the coding sequence ATGACTTTTCAAGAATTAAAGCCCAAAGTAAGTGAAATTACATTAAATACAACTCTCTCAAGAGATGAAAAACTTTTAGCAGTTTGTCAACTGTTGAGCGATTCCATTTCCTACTACAACTGGGTAGGATTTTATTTTGCCAATCACGAAGCCAAAACACTTCATCTAGGTCCTTACGTAGGTGCAGAAACTGACCATACAGTTATCCCTTTTGGAAAAGGAATCTGTGGTCAAGTGGCAATTTCCAACAATAATTTTGTTGTTCCAGATGTAAGCGCCCAAGACAACTATATTGCCTGCAGCTTTACTGTAAAATCTGAAATTGTGGTTCCACTTTTTGTAAATGGAGAAAACATTGGCCAAATTGACATTGACAGTCATGTAATAGATCCTTTTACAGAAGAAGATGAACGCTTCTTGGAATTTGTTAATGAGGAGATTGCAAAGTTGTATTAA
- the xrtF gene encoding exosortase family protein XrtF, with translation MKKYFVQYKPFLLFLVSFFGTYVLLTFLYQFFLNGFKNEKADAITRMVARNTQEVISWMNQSSYIVESDNSPVFTVFFQNQGVAKIVEGCNGISVVILFISFIVAFSGSLKNTLLFIFSGSLIIYILNVLRIAVLTVLLYYFPNQSHLLHGVLFPLMIYGFVFVLWVIWVNKFSKYAK, from the coding sequence TTGAAAAAATATTTCGTCCAGTACAAACCTTTTTTGCTTTTTCTTGTTAGCTTTTTTGGTACTTATGTATTGCTTACGTTCCTTTATCAATTCTTTTTGAATGGTTTTAAAAATGAAAAAGCAGATGCAATAACACGAATGGTGGCAAGAAACACACAAGAAGTTATTTCTTGGATGAATCAATCGAGTTATATTGTGGAAAGTGATAATAGTCCTGTTTTTACTGTGTTTTTTCAAAATCAAGGTGTTGCCAAGATTGTAGAAGGTTGTAACGGAATCAGTGTTGTTATTTTATTTATTTCTTTTATTGTAGCATTTTCAGGAAGCTTAAAAAACACCTTGCTTTTTATTTTTAGTGGAAGTCTTATAATTTATATTCTGAATGTGCTTCGAATTGCAGTTTTGACCGTTTTGCTTTATTATTTCCCTAACCAATCCCATTTACTGCATGGTGTTCTTTTTCCATTGATGATTTATGGTTTTGTCTTTGTTTTATGGGTAATTTGGGTGAATAAATTTTCGAAATATGCTAAATAA
- a CDS encoding exosortase F system-associated protein, with product MILLVSVRAFEKQLFYDPFLVYFEGDYMKSALPEFDNLKLFFGLSFRFFLNTILSLGILYFLFRDKEMISFASILYLSLFIILIASFFCMLLFFENQENLLLFYVRRFLIQPLFLILFIPAFYYQKLNK from the coding sequence ATGATACTATTGGTGTCTGTTAGGGCGTTTGAAAAACAATTATTTTACGATCCTTTTCTGGTTTATTTTGAGGGAGACTATATGAAATCAGCTTTGCCTGAGTTTGATAATTTGAAGTTGTTTTTTGGATTATCTTTTCGTTTTTTTTTGAATACTATACTTTCCTTAGGAATTCTTTATTTTCTTTTTAGAGATAAAGAGATGATTTCATTTGCATCGATTTTGTATCTTTCTCTGTTTATAATTTTAATTGCCTCTTTCTTTTGTATGCTGCTTTTTTTTGAAAATCAGGAAAATCTACTGTTGTTTTATGTGCGCCGTTTTTTGATTCAGCCTTTGTTTTTAATTCTTTTTATACCAGCGTTTTATTATCAAAAACTTAATAAATAA
- a CDS encoding restriction endonuclease yields MKIVKHSGAIVDFNRSKLKQSLLKSGAAPAMVDDVLQLIEKEVYEGISTKHIYKMAFGFLKKISNSNAARYNLRDAIRLLGPAGFFFEKFIARLFSSEHYQTKVNLILWGKCVSHEVDVLLKNNDIITMVECKFHVGRDATTDVKVPMYILSRFNDLKERKHEIFSQNDTISKCWIVTNNRFTTDAIDFAKCSDLNLLCWDYPKSNNLKTKIDNHQLYPITCLTTLTLSEKEKLLILDIILVREIINNREDLEKIGLSPNRIKNVIKEASELCRFI; encoded by the coding sequence ATGAAAATTGTAAAGCATTCAGGGGCTATTGTTGATTTTAATCGCTCAAAATTAAAACAATCTCTGCTTAAATCAGGAGCAGCTCCCGCCATGGTTGATGATGTTTTGCAACTTATTGAAAAAGAAGTTTACGAAGGTATTTCTACCAAACATATTTATAAGATGGCTTTTGGATTTCTTAAAAAAATCTCCAACTCGAATGCCGCACGATATAATCTGAGAGATGCAATCCGATTGTTGGGACCTGCAGGTTTTTTTTTCGAAAAATTTATTGCCCGACTTTTTTCTTCAGAACATTATCAAACCAAAGTTAATTTGATTTTGTGGGGCAAATGCGTTTCACATGAAGTTGATGTTTTGCTTAAAAATAATGATATCATTACTATGGTCGAGTGCAAATTTCATGTAGGCAGAGATGCCACTACAGACGTAAAAGTACCGATGTATATATTGTCCCGATTCAATGATTTGAAAGAGAGAAAGCATGAAATATTTTCTCAAAATGATACTATTTCCAAATGTTGGATTGTTACCAATAATCGTTTTACTACTGATGCAATTGATTTTGCAAAATGTTCGGACCTTAACTTGCTGTGTTGGGATTACCCTAAAAGCAATAATTTGAAAACTAAAATAGATAATCATCAGCTGTATCCCATAACTTGTCTAACGACATTGACTCTTTCTGAGAAAGAAAAATTATTGATTTTAGATATTATTTTGGTTCGTGAGATTATCAATAATAGAGAGGATTTGGAAAAAATAGGATTGAGTCCCAATCGAATAAAAAATGTAATTAAAGAAGCATCAGAGTTGTGCAGGTTTATATAG
- a CDS encoding MBL fold metallo-hydrolase RNA specificity domain-containing protein produces MKITCIGGVGTVTGSKTLVESNGIRILIDCGQFQGLKALRELNWEPLPILPSTIDFVLLTHGHLDHCGWLPRLVNQGFEGKIYCTSPTIDVAKLILLDSAKIQEEDARIANEGKFSKHEIAEPLYTIAQAEKVFPHFRVINPNESIALDAEIEAIFTNAGHILGACSIELRLENKVVVFSGDIGRDNDVLMFPPTKPKKADYVFLESTYGNRLHPDIDPKVELEMHINNTIRNGGTVIIPSFAVERSQSIMYLLWQLKEENKIPNIPYIIDTPMGISMLELFVNNRKWHRLHQDEFTAMCKMFTLISDYQETIDTIYNKQPKIVIAASGMVTGGRVLSYLERYIGLPETTIIIVGYQGEGTRGRKLLEGATDIKIHGRYYQVKAKVVEIESLSAHGDQKDLINWLSELEEAPKKVFLVHGENEPADELRIKIQEKYGFGCIVPMMGQEFEL; encoded by the coding sequence ATGAAAATTACATGTATTGGCGGGGTAGGAACGGTCACGGGATCCAAAACTTTGGTAGAAAGTAACGGCATTCGAATTTTGATAGACTGCGGACAATTTCAAGGATTAAAGGCCTTGCGGGAACTCAATTGGGAACCTTTGCCAATTTTGCCTTCGACTATAGACTTTGTGTTGCTAACCCATGGTCATTTGGATCATTGTGGATGGTTGCCAAGATTAGTAAATCAAGGTTTTGAAGGTAAAATATATTGCACTAGTCCAACAATAGATGTTGCTAAGCTGATCCTTTTGGACAGTGCCAAAATTCAAGAAGAAGATGCCAGAATTGCAAATGAAGGAAAGTTTTCAAAACACGAAATAGCAGAACCGCTATACACAATAGCACAGGCCGAAAAGGTTTTTCCGCATTTCAGAGTGATCAATCCCAATGAAAGTATTGCATTAGATGCCGAGATTGAAGCTATTTTCACAAATGCTGGTCATATTCTTGGAGCATGCAGCATAGAGCTTAGACTCGAAAATAAAGTTGTTGTTTTCTCTGGGGATATTGGTCGTGATAATGACGTATTGATGTTTCCGCCCACAAAACCTAAAAAAGCCGATTATGTTTTCCTTGAAAGCACTTACGGTAATAGGTTGCATCCAGATATCGATCCTAAAGTAGAATTGGAAATGCATATCAATAATACGATTCGAAACGGTGGAACTGTCATAATTCCAAGTTTCGCAGTTGAGCGATCCCAAAGTATAATGTATTTACTTTGGCAATTGAAGGAAGAAAATAAGATTCCGAATATTCCTTATATTATTGATACTCCCATGGGGATAAGCATGCTGGAACTTTTTGTAAATAATAGAAAATGGCATCGTTTGCACCAAGATGAGTTTACCGCCATGTGCAAAATGTTTACCCTAATTTCAGATTACCAAGAAACGATAGATACCATTTATAATAAACAGCCCAAAATAGTTATTGCCGCCAGCGGTATGGTAACTGGAGGTAGGGTGTTGAGTTATTTGGAACGGTATATAGGTTTGCCAGAAACGACCATAATTATAGTTGGTTATCAAGGAGAAGGTACTCGCGGAAGAAAATTGCTGGAAGGCGCAACTGATATAAAAATACACGGAAGATACTATCAAGTAAAAGCCAAAGTGGTTGAGATAGAAAGTTTGTCGGCACATGGAGACCAAAAGGATTTAATCAATTGGCTTTCGGAATTGGAAGAAGCTCCGAAAAAAGTGTTTTTGGTACATGGTGAAAATGAACCAGCAGATGAATTAAGAATCAAAATTCAAGAAAAATATGGTTTTGGATGCATTGTTCCTATGATGGGGCAGGAGTTTGAATTGTAG
- a CDS encoding TonB-dependent siderophore receptor, whose translation MKTNLTIVLVLLFAAFNSYSQDTLREIKVQAKRKSIQKTYTLTGNTTLVTKKELLKAACCNLAESFETNPSIDVNFSDALTGTKQIKMLGLTSPYLMMTQENIPSVRGASQVYGLSFTPGPWIESIQITKGAGSVVNGFESISGQINTELIKPISEVPVLLNAYGSTDSRFELNANFNQKLSDKWATSLLLHGNIRDSKMDKNEDGFLDNPLQKQFNLLNRYQYYNAETGWISFINLQYMNDTKLMGETSFDPDRDKGTTNAWGSEIDTKKVDVSTKIGYVFKDMPFQSFGFQNAFSSYDQNSYFGLNGYNMQQNSFYSNLIFNSIINNEKNKFATGLNFTYDSYNEFVNTTDYSRIDNTVGAFFEYTYDNQDNFSLILGGRADYGNRLGVFVTPRIHMKYNPWEKGVLRVSAGRGKRPANIFAENQTLFASSRTFDITNVGGKIYGLEPEIAWNYGVSFMQGFKLFNRNGDVTADFYRTNFQNQVVVDIMQSPQQVIFHNLDGVSYANSFQLEFNYELAKHLELRSAYKYYDIKTDYLSGKYQRPLQAGHRFFGNLGYETHIQDKGKQWKFDFTYNWIGEQQLPYTASNPVAYQLSEHSPAYSLMNAQITRIFSSTFEVYIGGENIGNYTQNPAIVDAQNPFGPYFDATILYAPVFGQMYYAGLRLKIK comes from the coding sequence ATGAAAACAAACTTAACAATAGTTTTAGTGCTTTTGTTTGCTGCTTTTAATTCTTATTCACAAGATACTTTACGAGAAATAAAAGTCCAGGCCAAACGCAAGAGCATTCAAAAAACATACACACTTACTGGTAATACAACATTAGTAACCAAAAAAGAATTACTCAAAGCCGCCTGTTGCAATCTTGCCGAAAGCTTTGAAACCAATCCCTCAATAGATGTTAATTTTTCAGATGCATTGACTGGAACCAAGCAAATCAAAATGTTAGGTTTAACAAGCCCTTATTTGATGATGACCCAGGAAAATATCCCTTCCGTTCGTGGTGCTTCTCAGGTTTATGGACTTTCCTTTACGCCTGGTCCTTGGATAGAAAGTATTCAAATTACAAAGGGAGCGGGAAGTGTGGTCAATGGTTTTGAAAGCATATCGGGTCAAATCAATACCGAATTGATAAAACCGATATCGGAAGTTCCAGTTTTATTGAACGCTTATGGATCGACCGATTCCCGTTTTGAACTAAATGCCAATTTTAATCAAAAATTATCAGACAAATGGGCGACCAGTTTATTGTTGCACGGCAATATTCGAGATTCCAAAATGGATAAAAATGAGGACGGATTTCTTGACAACCCTTTGCAAAAACAATTCAATTTACTCAATCGCTATCAATATTATAATGCGGAAACGGGTTGGATTAGTTTCATTAATCTGCAGTATATGAATGATACTAAATTAATGGGAGAAACCAGTTTTGATCCTGATAGAGACAAAGGAACAACCAACGCCTGGGGTTCTGAAATCGATACCAAAAAGGTAGATGTCTCCACAAAAATAGGCTATGTTTTTAAGGATATGCCATTTCAAAGTTTTGGTTTCCAAAATGCTTTTTCCAGCTATGACCAGAATTCTTATTTTGGATTGAATGGCTACAACATGCAGCAAAACAGTTTTTATTCAAACTTGATTTTTAATTCAATTATCAATAATGAAAAAAATAAGTTTGCTACTGGTTTGAATTTTACCTATGATAGCTATAATGAGTTTGTTAATACGACAGATTATAGTAGAATCGATAATACAGTGGGAGCTTTCTTTGAATATACTTATGATAATCAAGATAATTTTAGTTTGATTCTTGGAGGTAGGGCAGATTATGGGAATCGTTTGGGTGTTTTTGTTACACCAAGAATTCATATGAAATACAATCCTTGGGAGAAAGGAGTTTTGAGAGTTTCTGCCGGTAGAGGAAAACGTCCCGCCAATATTTTTGCCGAAAATCAAACCTTATTTGCCAGCTCCAGAACTTTTGATATCACAAATGTAGGAGGTAAAATTTATGGATTGGAACCTGAAATTGCTTGGAATTATGGTGTGAGCTTTATGCAAGGTTTCAAGTTGTTTAATCGAAATGGGGATGTTACAGCCGATTTTTACAGAACCAATTTTCAGAATCAGGTAGTGGTGGATATTATGCAAAGCCCGCAACAAGTAATTTTTCATAATTTGGATGGTGTTTCATATGCCAACAGCTTTCAATTGGAGTTCAATTATGAATTGGCTAAGCATTTGGAATTGCGTTCGGCTTACAAATACTATGATATTAAAACCGATTATTTGTCGGGTAAATATCAAAGACCATTGCAGGCAGGCCATCGTTTCTTTGGGAATTTAGGTTATGAAACTCATATTCAGGATAAAGGGAAACAATGGAAATTTGACTTCACTTACAATTGGATTGGAGAGCAACAATTACCTTACACGGCTTCAAATCCTGTAGCCTATCAGCTTTCTGAACATTCGCCAGCGTATTCTTTGATGAATGCTCAAATTACCAGAATATTTTCATCAACTTTTGAAGTGTATATAGGTGGCGAGAACATTGGGAATTACACTCAAAATCCAGCAATAGTGGATGCGCAAAATCCTTTTGGTCCTTATTTTGATGCAACTATTTTGTATGCACCAGTATTTGGACAGATGTATTATGCAGGTTTAAGGTTAAAAATAAAATAG
- a CDS encoding heavy-metal-associated domain-containing protein has translation MKANIKEFRNSSIKNLFLVLLMTVFTISAQGQETKNKNAKYTTEVNGNCEQCQKRIQKAAYSVPGVKSASWSIETHQLALIINEEKCSLMDVKKAIAKVGHDTDSVKSTKEDYDDLHTCCQYERL, from the coding sequence ATGAAAGCAAATATTAAAGAATTTAGAAACAGCAGCATTAAGAACCTATTTTTAGTTTTACTAATGACTGTTTTTACAATTTCGGCTCAAGGCCAAGAAACGAAAAATAAAAACGCTAAATATACTACCGAAGTAAATGGCAACTGCGAGCAATGCCAGAAGAGAATCCAGAAGGCAGCTTATTCAGTTCCAGGAGTGAAATCGGCTTCATGGAGTATTGAGACACATCAATTGGCTTTAATTATTAATGAAGAAAAATGCTCTTTGATGGATGTGAAAAAGGCAATTGCCAAAGTTGGTCATGACACCGACTCGGTAAAATCAACGAAAGAAGATTACGATGATCTTCATACTTGTTGTCAATATGAAAGGTTGTAG
- a CDS encoding DedA family protein, which yields MSNFEWTQLVNPEFYITFTIGGIQLGLYIVLFIVFAETGLFAGFFLPGDSLLFLAGIYSRDLVQNILFIESDFVNLVILSTLVALSGVFGNMVGYWFGAKSGYYLYNREDTLLFKKKYLLQSKEFFEKHGGKAIIYARFLPIVRTFAPIVAGIGSMDRKKFMFFNILSSFLWSFVLIFSGHYLYGMFLEMGIDLKEHIEKIVIGIILVSTLPVFLKIIKKKVVHH from the coding sequence ATGAGTAATTTTGAATGGACCCAATTAGTAAATCCTGAATTTTATATAACTTTTACAATTGGTGGCATTCAACTGGGTTTGTACATTGTTTTATTCATTGTTTTTGCGGAAACGGGTCTTTTTGCCGGTTTTTTTCTTCCAGGTGATAGTTTACTTTTTCTTGCTGGAATTTACAGTCGTGATTTGGTTCAGAATATTCTTTTTATTGAAAGTGATTTTGTAAATCTTGTTATACTCTCAACATTAGTGGCGCTCTCAGGCGTTTTTGGAAATATGGTTGGTTATTGGTTTGGAGCCAAAAGCGGGTATTATTTATATAATAGAGAAGATACACTTTTGTTTAAGAAAAAGTATTTGCTTCAGTCTAAAGAGTTTTTCGAAAAGCATGGTGGGAAAGCTATTATTTATGCAAGATTTTTGCCTATTGTGAGAACTTTTGCACCGATAGTTGCCGGTATTGGCTCGATGGATAGAAAAAAGTTTATGTTTTTTAATATCCTAAGTTCTTTTTTATGGTCTTTTGTTTTAATTTTTTCTGGACATTATCTTTATGGCATGTTTTTGGAAATGGGAATTGACTTAAAAGAACATATTGAGAAAATCGTCATAGGAATTATATTGGTATCAACCTTGCCTGTTTTCCTAAAAATAATTAAGAAAAAAGTAGTTCATCATTAA